In a single window of the Polynucleobacter sp. MWH-UH24A genome:
- the fliE gene encoding flagellar hook-basal body complex protein FliE — protein sequence MDTKNLDSMMARMQAMQAAMNGLPGAPASNEVKSANGVDFQNILKNAIENVNSAQNAAQAKAQAFSAGNSDTSLEEVIVSLQKANLSLQGMIAVRNRLVDAYKEVTSLQV from the coding sequence ATGGACACGAAGAACCTTGATTCGATGATGGCAAGAATGCAGGCCATGCAAGCTGCGATGAATGGCTTGCCGGGTGCTCCTGCGTCTAATGAGGTGAAATCCGCCAACGGGGTAGATTTTCAGAACATTCTCAAAAATGCCATTGAGAATGTCAACAGTGCCCAAAATGCTGCTCAAGCCAAAGCACAGGCATTTTCTGCCGGTAATTCTGACACTTCCTTAGAAGAAGTGATCGTTTCTCTCCAAAAAGCCAATCTTTCTCTGCAAGGCATGATCGCGGTTCGTAACCGTTTGGTTGATGCCTATAAAGAAGTTACCAGTCTGCAGGTTTAA
- a CDS encoding glycosyltransferase yields MIDCATVPVEFLPLAINTLVNYRETHTDGSNKFIYSRFLTPYLNQFDGWAIFADGDMICREDIKQLWDLRDERYAVMVAKHDYQTKATTKYFGNKNENYPRKNWSSLILWNCAHPANRILDPAFIQSQPGSYLHRFSWLKDEEIGSLPLEWNWLAIEYPVNPQAKLIHYTLGTPCLKDYEQTDMANYWKEAYARSQEGMGD; encoded by the coding sequence GTGATTGATTGCGCTACTGTTCCTGTGGAGTTTTTGCCTCTCGCAATCAATACTTTGGTAAATTACCGAGAGACCCATACGGATGGTAGTAATAAATTTATTTATTCACGCTTTCTTACTCCGTATCTCAATCAGTTTGACGGCTGGGCAATTTTTGCTGATGGCGACATGATTTGTCGGGAAGATATAAAACAGCTTTGGGATTTGCGGGATGAGCGTTACGCCGTTATGGTCGCCAAGCATGATTACCAAACCAAGGCAACCACAAAATATTTCGGAAATAAAAACGAAAACTACCCACGTAAAAATTGGTCTAGTTTAATTTTGTGGAATTGTGCCCACCCTGCAAATCGCATCCTGGATCCAGCCTTTATTCAAAGTCAACCTGGATCATATCTACATCGGTTTTCCTGGCTGAAGGACGAAGAAATTGGCTCCTTACCTCTGGAGTGGAATTGGTTAGCGATTGAGTATCCGGTTAATCCTCAGGCAAAACTAATTCACTACACCCTTGGCACGCCCTGTTTAAAGGATTACGAGCAAACGGACATGGCTAATTATTGGAAAGAGGCGTACGCACGATCCCAAGAGGGTATGGGCGACTAA
- a CDS encoding EscU/YscU/HrcU family type III secretion system export apparatus switch protein, whose translation MTPNQPNKVLKAVALKYELNTSAPRVTGQGEGYVAEAILAKAKEFGIPTRNEPELVEFLMQLKLNDVVPPDLYAAVAEVLAWAYEIDGKAIPEKSI comes from the coding sequence ATGACACCCAATCAACCCAATAAAGTTCTAAAGGCAGTTGCGCTCAAGTATGAACTCAATACCAGCGCACCGCGTGTGACCGGACAAGGCGAGGGTTACGTCGCTGAAGCCATTTTGGCAAAAGCCAAAGAGTTTGGAATCCCAACTCGCAATGAGCCCGAACTTGTTGAGTTCTTGATGCAATTAAAACTAAATGACGTAGTACCACCTGATTTATATGCTGCGGTGGCAGAAGTTCTAGCATGGGCCTATGAGATTGATGGTAAAGCAATTCCTGAAAAAAGTATTTAG
- the fliS gene encoding flagellar export chaperone FliS — MPMKSALAYASNAAETGVASAEAGQLIVLVYERIFDHLKVAKKALEEGGYGVESFSKAHDLIQQGLLACLDYKDGGEVAQNLGAIYEWSLREILSARLSKSPQKVQTVIDTLAPLYEAWVALAPKEPIQTLRPLPADQSLMALRPAAA; from the coding sequence ATGCCTATGAAATCAGCGTTAGCATATGCGTCTAATGCAGCGGAGACAGGGGTTGCTTCTGCAGAAGCTGGTCAATTAATTGTTTTGGTTTATGAGCGAATTTTTGACCATTTAAAAGTTGCAAAAAAAGCCCTCGAAGAGGGGGGGTACGGTGTCGAGTCATTTTCAAAAGCACATGACTTAATTCAACAGGGTTTATTAGCCTGTTTGGATTACAAAGATGGTGGAGAGGTGGCTCAAAATCTTGGTGCTATTTATGAATGGTCATTGCGGGAAATTCTCAGTGCACGTCTGAGTAAGTCGCCACAAAAGGTACAAACAGTCATTGATACATTAGCCCCTCTTTATGAGGCATGGGTTGCTCTCGCTCCCAAAGAGCCCATCCAAACCTTAAGGCCCTTACCAGCTGATCAGTCTTTGATGGCATTGCGACCAGCCGCTGCTTAA
- the fliD gene encoding flagellar filament capping protein FliD, producing MAVNSTSGAGSSSIAQIDVAAIVDQLMKIENKPLDQINKKIEKQTTVISDLGVIKSKMSAFADSLSAFESASSYNTTKATSNSPETIAVTSSNGAKSGNYTLSVTALAQAKQYVKDGISSKTAPIASPISINISRETANVTFGNLDPGETIILGGRKFTAGSGGASADVVRSAFIEDINSTSGSVESGAYSGSFLGAITNWEVSNEDPDGEALNDNELRFVSKKSGNVSNLQNSGTGEATISTDYSSTKSYSSASSSLPVNDISSLVRWVNSLGENISASLIAEDVAENSWTLMIQSAESGLSNDFEITGYTFNPALERSAEDAAFSINGIALTRSTNSINDAIEGLNIDLYNTTIGESTVLVQVRNDSADFSKVVENLVASYNDLIATHKSMTANSLTTSTPGTFASDPSTLSFINEVKARFSKGIYYGTDYANQYSLSSLGINMQLDGSLKFDKATFSTAVNNGLQNILRNGVSIGYQENLGGASSTLNDFLNNYLKPGGYFRDLLTSQTQTSWTLLDQQENIQSRLDSIRQRYITQYSALNALLYQLSSTSNALGSALDALNNQNQN from the coding sequence ATGGCAGTTAACTCTACAAGCGGAGCCGGTAGCTCATCGATAGCTCAAATTGATGTTGCGGCAATTGTTGATCAATTAATGAAAATTGAGAACAAGCCGCTTGATCAAATCAATAAAAAAATAGAAAAACAAACCACAGTCATTAGTGATCTCGGTGTTATAAAAAGTAAGATGTCAGCTTTTGCTGATTCTTTGTCAGCGTTTGAAAGTGCTAGCTCATACAACACCACAAAAGCTACCTCAAATAGTCCAGAAACTATTGCTGTAACTTCATCAAATGGCGCAAAATCCGGAAACTATACTTTAAGTGTCACTGCTTTAGCTCAAGCAAAGCAATATGTAAAAGATGGCATTAGCTCAAAAACAGCCCCAATAGCCAGCCCAATTTCAATCAACATAAGTCGTGAGACAGCTAACGTTACATTTGGCAACTTAGACCCAGGCGAAACTATTATTTTAGGCGGTAGAAAATTTACTGCAGGTAGTGGAGGAGCTTCAGCTGACGTTGTTCGAAGCGCTTTTATAGAAGATATTAATTCAACATCGGGGTCAGTTGAAAGTGGAGCTTATAGTGGGAGTTTTTTAGGGGCAATTACAAATTGGGAGGTTAGTAATGAAGATCCTGATGGCGAAGCGTTAAATGATAACGAATTAAGATTTGTATCGAAAAAATCTGGAAACGTCAGTAACTTACAAAATTCTGGTACTGGTGAAGCAACAATTTCAACTGACTATAGCTCTACGAAAAGTTATTCATCTGCATCATCAAGCCTGCCAGTGAATGACATAAGTAGCCTCGTTAGATGGGTAAACTCGCTTGGTGAAAATATTTCAGCAAGTCTTATTGCAGAAGATGTTGCTGAAAATTCCTGGACATTAATGATACAAAGTGCCGAAAGTGGATTATCAAATGATTTTGAAATTACTGGTTATACATTTAATCCAGCCCTGGAAAGATCGGCGGAAGACGCTGCGTTCAGCATCAATGGCATTGCTCTAACGCGCTCAACAAATTCTATAAATGATGCTATTGAGGGCTTAAATATTGACCTTTACAATACAACAATTGGAGAATCTACAGTATTAGTCCAAGTTAGAAATGATTCAGCTGACTTCAGTAAAGTTGTTGAGAACTTAGTGGCGAGCTATAACGATTTAATTGCTACACACAAATCGATGACAGCAAATAGTTTGACGACCAGCACTCCTGGAACATTTGCTTCCGATCCCTCTACGTTATCTTTTATTAATGAGGTCAAGGCGCGCTTTTCTAAAGGTATTTACTACGGAACTGATTATGCCAATCAATACAGTTTGAGTAGTCTTGGTATCAATATGCAATTGGATGGTAGTTTAAAGTTTGATAAGGCCACCTTTTCAACTGCTGTTAATAACGGACTTCAAAATATCTTACGCAATGGGGTCAGCATTGGTTATCAGGAAAATTTAGGGGGAGCCTCATCCACCTTAAATGATTTCCTGAATAATTATTTGAAACCCGGTGGCTATTTTAGGGATTTATTAACATCCCAAACTCAAACAAGCTGGACTCTTTTAGATCAACAAGAGAATATTCAATCGCGTCTTGATTCGATTCGCCAACGTTATATCACTCAGTACTCAGCATTAAATGCACTTCTGTATCAATTGAGTTCCACTAGCAATGCCCTTGGCAGTGCATTGGACGCGCTAAATAATCAAAATCAGAATTAA
- a CDS encoding flagellar protein FlaG has product MSAVNNINVGASAVVTPAMAHPSALPQPQTPTSPAPVVADSEIVAKVASTVIKPSGVNEAAQPTREVVEKAAKEIQAFVQKMGRNLNFSIDETTGYHVVRVVNPDTGELIRQLPSEELLKIARDFERMNNVLVSQRA; this is encoded by the coding sequence ATGAGCGCAGTTAATAACATCAATGTAGGAGCAAGTGCTGTGGTAACGCCCGCTATGGCGCACCCCAGTGCTTTGCCCCAACCACAAACGCCCACCAGTCCTGCCCCCGTTGTTGCCGATTCGGAGATTGTGGCAAAAGTTGCCAGTACCGTGATCAAACCTTCAGGGGTCAATGAGGCAGCCCAGCCAACCCGGGAGGTGGTGGAGAAAGCCGCTAAAGAAATCCAGGCCTTTGTGCAAAAGATGGGCCGTAATCTTAACTTTTCAATCGACGAAACAACGGGTTATCACGTGGTACGGGTAGTCAATCCGGATACCGGAGAACTCATTCGTCAGCTTCCCTCCGAAGAACTTCTGAAGATCGCCCGGGACTTTGAACGTATGAATAACGTTCTAGTCAGTCAGAGGGCTTAG
- a CDS encoding flagellin, protein MPTVINTNMASLLAQNSLSGAQNALAGSVQRLSSGLRINAAKDDAAGLAISQNMQSQINGINQSIRNLTDATNLIQTADSSLGTVQDMLLRMKTLAVQGFNGSLSSQQRSNLVDELRQLNDEINNTAIRTRFNGNNLISSDVASSGGTTSVNITGTTGGSATITASKTVEGDYTFSASNGKLIASNGRGATDTATLVQVTSSSVASYYFNDFAIEITVTGGSGTAATIANQETNLATLTLNTEGSASEEYTFQSGPDNSALTTFNTIDVKTYGTTGIANSKMTVIGDTLTSGGSLYTAQSAWLANSSATAVNTWDNAFKDLSGYLDDAIDWISDKRSVFGAQINRIAYISENLEAYTTNLQSTRSAIIDTDFAAETARLTKGQIMQQAATAMLAQANQMPNVILSLLK, encoded by the coding sequence ATGCCGACCGTCATTAATACCAATATGGCTTCTTTGCTCGCCCAAAACAGCTTATCGGGTGCGCAAAATGCCCTCGCAGGCTCGGTGCAACGCCTTTCTTCGGGTTTGCGGATTAACGCTGCCAAAGACGATGCAGCTGGTTTAGCGATTTCGCAGAACATGCAATCGCAAATCAATGGCATTAACCAATCAATTCGCAATCTCACCGATGCGACCAACCTAATTCAGACGGCCGACTCCTCCTTAGGCACTGTCCAAGATATGCTCTTGCGCATGAAGACCTTGGCGGTTCAAGGCTTTAATGGTTCGCTATCGTCGCAACAGCGTAGTAACTTAGTGGACGAACTCCGTCAACTCAACGATGAGATTAATAACACTGCGATTCGCACCCGCTTTAATGGAAATAATTTGATTTCGAGTGATGTGGCTAGTTCTGGAGGCACTACTTCTGTTAATATAACTGGTACTACGGGTGGAAGCGCTACAATTACTGCTAGTAAAACCGTTGAAGGCGATTACACATTCTCGGCATCTAATGGAAAATTGATAGCTAGCAATGGTAGAGGAGCAACAGATACAGCTACTCTAGTACAAGTAACTTCTAGTAGCGTTGCTAGTTATTACTTCAATGACTTTGCCATAGAAATTACCGTTACAGGTGGTAGCGGTACAGCCGCTACTATTGCTAACCAAGAAACAAATCTTGCAACACTAACTTTGAATACTGAAGGCTCCGCCTCCGAGGAGTACACCTTCCAGTCGGGTCCAGATAATTCAGCTCTAACGACGTTTAATACGATTGATGTAAAGACTTACGGTACTACCGGCATAGCTAATTCAAAAATGACGGTGATTGGCGATACTTTAACCTCTGGTGGGTCTTTATATACAGCCCAGTCAGCGTGGTTGGCGAATAGTTCCGCTACCGCTGTGAATACTTGGGATAACGCATTTAAAGATCTCTCCGGATACCTTGACGATGCGATTGATTGGATTTCTGATAAACGCTCAGTCTTTGGCGCCCAGATTAACCGCATCGCTTACATCTCAGAAAACTTAGAGGCGTACACCACGAACTTACAGTCCACCCGTTCAGCAATTATTGATACCGACTTCGCTGCCGAGACTGCACGGTTAACAAAGGGACAGATCATGCAGCAAGCGGCTACTGCGATGCTTGCCCAGGCAAACCAAATGCCAAATGTGATTCTGTCTTTACTCAAGTAA
- a CDS encoding flagellar protein FlaG has product MSAVNNINVGASAVVTPAMAHPSALPQPQTPTSPAPVVADSEIVAKVASTVIKPSGVNEAAQPTREVVEKAAKEIQAFVQKMGRNLNFSIDETTGYHVVRVVNPDTGELIRQLPSEELLKIARDFERMNNVLVSQRA; this is encoded by the coding sequence ATGAGCGCAGTTAATAACATCAATGTAGGAGCAAGTGCTGTGGTAACGCCCGCTATGGCGCACCCCAGTGCTTTGCCCCAACCACAAACGCCCACCAGTCCTGCCCCCGTTGTTGCCGATTCGGAGATTGTGGCAAAAGTTGCCAGTACCGTGATCAAACCTTCAGGGGTCAATGAGGCAGCCCAGCCAACCCGGGAGGTGGTGGAGAAAGCCGCTAAAGAAATCCAGGCCTTTGTGCAAAAGATGGGCCGTAATCTTAACTTTTCAATCGACGAAACAACGGGTTATCACGTGGTACGGGTAGTCAATCCGGATACCGGAGAACTCATTCGTCAGCTTCCCTCCGAAGAACTTCTGAAGATCGCCCGGGACTTTGAACGTATGAATAACGTTCTAGTCAGTCAGAGGGCTTGA
- a CDS encoding flagellin, translated as MPTVINTNMASLLAQNSLSGAQNALAGSVQRLSSGLRINAAKDDAAGLAISQNMQSQINGINQSIRNLTDATNLIQTADSSLGTVQDMLLRMKTLAVQGFNGSLSSQQRSNLVDELRQLNDEINNTAIRTRFNGNNLIVSDVATTPSANTLSLTSATFTVSYDKNSTQHNVEFEGLYTLDSVNATTLTITDRFGNIDTASITRTSPINSTSSSSQTINAVFSDFGLTINATITNTSSMVADFITGLDGDTLTLQGSASEEYTFQSGPDNSALTTFNTIDVKTYGTTGIANSKMTVIGDTLTSGGSLYTAQSAWLANSSATAVNTWDNAFKDLSGYLDDAIDWISDKRSVFGAQINRIAYISENLEAYTTNLQSTRSAIIDTDFAAETARLTKGQIMQQAATAMLAQANQMPNVILSLLK; from the coding sequence ATGCCGACCGTCATTAATACCAATATGGCTTCTTTGCTCGCCCAAAACAGCTTATCGGGTGCGCAAAATGCCCTCGCAGGCTCGGTGCAACGCCTTTCTTCGGGTTTGCGGATTAACGCTGCCAAAGACGATGCAGCTGGTTTAGCGATTTCGCAGAACATGCAATCGCAAATCAATGGCATTAACCAATCAATTCGCAATCTCACCGATGCGACCAACCTAATTCAGACGGCCGACTCCTCCTTAGGCACTGTCCAAGATATGCTCTTGCGCATGAAGACCTTGGCGGTTCAAGGCTTTAATGGTTCGCTATCGTCGCAACAGCGTAGTAACTTAGTGGACGAACTCCGTCAACTCAACGATGAGATTAATAACACTGCGATTCGCACCCGCTTTAACGGGAATAACTTGATTGTGAGTGATGTGGCAACAACTCCATCAGCAAATACATTAAGTCTTACGAGTGCAACATTTACAGTTAGTTATGACAAAAATAGCACTCAACATAATGTAGAATTTGAAGGTTTGTATACATTAGATTCAGTAAATGCAACAACATTAACGATAACAGACCGTTTTGGAAATATTGATACTGCTTCAATAACGAGAACAAGCCCGATAAATTCGACAAGTAGTTCAAGTCAAACTATAAATGCAGTATTTTCTGATTTTGGTTTAACAATTAATGCAACAATTACAAACACAAGTTCAATGGTGGCGGATTTCATAACTGGGTTGGATGGTGATACTTTAACTTTACAAGGCTCCGCCTCCGAGGAGTACACCTTCCAGTCGGGTCCAGATAATTCAGCTCTAACGACGTTTAATACGATTGATGTAAAGACTTACGGTACTACCGGCATAGCTAATTCAAAAATGACGGTGATTGGCGATACTTTAACCTCTGGTGGGTCTTTATATACAGCCCAGTCAGCGTGGTTGGCGAATAGTTCCGCTACCGCTGTGAATACTTGGGATAACGCATTTAAAGATCTCTCCGGATACCTTGACGATGCGATTGATTGGATTTCTGATAAACGCTCAGTCTTTGGCGCCCAGATTAACCGCATCGCTTACATCTCAGAAAACTTAGAGGCGTACACCACGAACTTACAGTCCACCCGTTCAGCAATTATTGATACCGACTTCGCTGCCGAGACTGCACGGTTAACAAAGGGACAGATCATGCAGCAAGCGGCTACTGCGATGCTTGCCCAGGCAAACCAAATGCCAAATGTGATTCTGTCTTTACTCAAGTAA
- a CDS encoding flagellin, with the protein MSTINSTNATNSLTAQQNLIEAQKALTETIVHLSTGKRVNRAQDDAASLAISQNMVNQIQTMNQSVKNLNDATNLMQIADTGIASLQSMFLRIGQLAIQGRNDGLSSNQKINIVSELSSLNQEINNVIDRTQMNGHGLLTNYGVLNSNSGLQANVTNVGTLDDTYASVIDVSGARPGVYKFSNTGASLTMTKTDYNDNTLGTQTLAVATPTGAKDTNFDQSLNFSEFGISITLRSRTKPNNVNNLTDSGEEIAQKLSNIFKPIIVDELIKLNFGVGINNNELISFRPINLTTIARPDIELDPASMNQNGISNTNSSIIQVLPSPATAKGTYVISTTQTAAATEFELVGFTNTGASGSLTVNNSIGINSNFSLRVGSNSYDKASGIGLRAGLNSTYSNNPIVSDSELVSIDTFTNWINSLNDQNISARLYQRTTGDYSVKINGGALGEANAVSFSNLNLAVGIDTYPTTTKIYGNVSLAADGKLTTSFPNYQSGAVDPSNINSAIQTSAVSFGGYEGNNYDYLQLSAGSYSSLPTYNDGISTVNGILINRELGPTPSYPFATETYDPRYDPTSPKYINVYVNQPPAPLATSNWYATHWDKNYTYDYDARYDPTADHRVTITDGFGNTIPNPNYIVNLGTRDQPLNSSYERDTSTYPYDRTLWDQTFTSNTYLLNSVIGIDPARDAKLSISFNGGAARSITYDINVFTDVTTGLQINLTPGRQPWDGSASATIVVGDPQPALPRNNSNLVAVDRKIVEMSSFTSSNSRSEWNAAFDYLQDQAYKALDYLSYERGIVGAQMNRVDFINTNLRSQSINTEKSKSDLVDTDVAAESARFIQKQAHLEVSTRMVKEANSLVNPIKVLMRLWDDIKLK; encoded by the coding sequence ATGTCCACGATTAACAGTACAAACGCCACTAATTCTCTTACGGCTCAGCAAAATCTAATAGAGGCGCAAAAGGCTCTGACTGAAACGATTGTTCACCTATCGACTGGGAAAAGAGTAAATAGGGCTCAGGATGATGCTGCGTCATTGGCCATTTCCCAGAATATGGTTAACCAGATTCAAACAATGAATCAATCCGTCAAAAATTTAAATGATGCGACTAATTTGATGCAAATTGCTGATACTGGCATCGCTTCTCTTCAGAGTATGTTTTTGCGGATAGGGCAATTAGCTATTCAGGGTCGCAATGATGGTCTTAGTAGTAACCAGAAAATTAATATCGTTTCGGAGTTGTCGTCCCTAAACCAAGAAATCAATAATGTGATTGATCGAACCCAAATGAATGGTCACGGCCTACTCACAAATTATGGGGTTCTAAACAGTAATTCTGGGCTTCAGGCTAATGTGACTAACGTGGGAACCCTAGATGATACTTATGCATCGGTTATCGATGTGTCCGGTGCTCGTCCAGGGGTTTATAAGTTTTCAAATACTGGTGCCAGTCTAACAATGACTAAAACCGATTACAACGATAATACCCTTGGGACCCAAACCTTAGCTGTTGCTACGCCAACTGGTGCAAAGGATACGAATTTTGATCAATCGCTTAACTTTAGTGAGTTTGGCATTTCCATTACCCTTCGAAGCCGAACGAAACCCAATAACGTAAACAATTTAACAGATAGCGGGGAAGAGATTGCTCAGAAACTTAGCAATATTTTCAAACCTATTATTGTTGATGAGTTAATCAAATTGAACTTTGGGGTCGGTATCAATAATAATGAATTGATTTCATTTCGGCCAATTAACCTCACAACGATTGCCAGACCCGATATTGAACTTGATCCGGCTTCCATGAATCAAAACGGGATCAGTAACACTAACTCGAGCATCATACAAGTTTTGCCCTCGCCGGCCACTGCAAAGGGTACTTATGTAATTTCAACTACCCAGACAGCAGCGGCGACAGAGTTTGAGCTTGTTGGATTTACAAATACAGGCGCATCGGGCTCGCTTACCGTTAACAATAGTATTGGAATAAATTCTAATTTTTCCTTAAGGGTTGGAAGTAATTCGTATGACAAAGCGAGCGGCATTGGGTTAAGGGCTGGGTTAAATTCCACATACTCTAACAACCCAATTGTTTCCGATTCAGAGCTCGTTTCAATCGATACATTTACAAATTGGATTAATAGCTTAAATGACCAAAATATTTCTGCACGTCTCTATCAACGGACCACGGGGGACTATTCGGTCAAGATTAATGGTGGGGCTTTAGGCGAAGCCAACGCCGTATCATTTTCAAACCTTAATCTTGCAGTTGGTATCGATACTTATCCAACCACAACTAAGATTTATGGAAATGTGAGCCTAGCTGCAGATGGCAAGTTGACTACAAGCTTTCCAAATTATCAAAGCGGTGCTGTTGATCCCTCAAATATTAACTCAGCAATTCAAACTTCTGCCGTGAGTTTTGGAGGGTATGAGGGAAATAATTATGACTACCTACAATTGAGCGCAGGTTCATATTCATCTCTGCCAACTTACAATGATGGAATTTCTACTGTAAATGGAATATTAATTAATCGAGAATTAGGTCCCACACCTAGCTATCCATTTGCAACCGAAACTTACGATCCTCGTTATGATCCAACAAGTCCAAAATATATTAATGTCTATGTTAATCAACCTCCAGCTCCACTAGCAACATCCAATTGGTATGCTACCCATTGGGATAAAAACTACACTTACGATTACGACGCGCGTTATGACCCTACAGCAGATCATCGCGTAACGATTACCGATGGATTTGGCAACACAATTCCAAATCCAAATTACATTGTTAACCTCGGAACACGTGATCAGCCACTCAATTCCTCCTATGAGCGCGATACCTCAACCTATCCTTATGATAGAACGCTATGGGATCAAACTTTTACATCCAACACCTACTTACTTAATTCGGTTATTGGCATTGATCCTGCTCGGGATGCAAAGTTGAGCATTTCGTTTAATGGTGGGGCTGCTCGTTCGATCACATATGACATAAACGTCTTCACGGATGTGACCACGGGTCTACAAATTAATTTGACACCGGGTCGTCAACCCTGGGATGGCTCCGCGTCTGCCACGATTGTCGTTGGTGATCCACAGCCCGCCCTTCCACGTAACAATTCCAACTTAGTGGCGGTCGATCGAAAGATTGTTGAAATGAGTAGTTTTACTTCAAGTAATTCGCGCTCCGAATGGAATGCTGCATTTGATTATCTGCAAGACCAAGCTTATAAAGCGCTTGATTATTTATCCTATGAGCGCGGTATTGTTGGCGCCCAAATGAATCGGGTTGACTTCATTAACACCAACCTACGCTCCCAAAGCATCAATACCGAGAAATCCAAATCGGATTTAGTCGATACTGATGTTGCAGCAGAATCAGCTCGCTTCATTCAAAAACAAGCCCACCTCGAGGTTTCCACTCGGATGGTCAAAGAGGCGAATTCATTAGTGAACCCCATTAAGGTGTTAATGCGGCTTTGGGACGACATTAAGTTGAAATAA